GTTCTTCGATGCGATGGAACTGATGTTGCAGCGCGAGCCGGGCGTGCGTTTCGTCATGCCGGCCGCGACGCCGGCGCTGCGCGAACTGCTCAAGCCGCTCGTCGAAGCGCATCCGAAGCTGCCGTTGACGCTGACGGACGGCAACGCGCAGACCGCCATGACGGCCGCCGACGCGATTCTCGTGAAAAGCGGCACGGTCACGCTGGAAGCGGCGCTGCTGAAAAAGCCGATGGTGATCTCGTACAAGGTGCCCTGGCTCACGGGGCAGATCATGCGCCGGCAGGGTTATCTGCCGTACGTCGGCTTGCCGAATATTCTGGCCGGCCGTTTCGTCGTGCCGGAAATCCTGCAGCACTTCGCGACGCCCGAAGCGCTGGCGGATGCCACGCTGACCCAGTTGCGCGACGACGCAAACCGGCGCACGCTGACGGAAATTTTCACCGAGATGCATCACGTGCTCAGGCAAAACACCGCGCAGCGGGCTGCGGAAGCGGTCGTCGCCGTCATCGAAGCGCGCCGGGGGCGTCCATGACCCGCGCGACGGGCGGGGCTGCGCCGCGCCGCAAAGCGTCGGCGAACAAAGCGGACCAGGGCGGCCTCGATTTTTCGTCCCCGGAAGACGTCATTTGCGGCGTCGACGAAGCGGGGCGTGGTCCGCTGGCCGGGCCCGTGGTTGCTGCCGCCGTGATCCTCGATCCGTCGAAGCCGCGCATTCGCGGCCTCGACGATTCCAAGGCGCTGACGGCGAAAAAGCGCGACGAACTCTACGAGAAGATCATCGAGCGTTCCCTTGCATATTGCGTCGCGTCGGCTTCCGTGGAAGAAATCGATTCGCTGAACATCCTGCACGCAACCATGCTCGCGATGAAGCGCGCAGTCGAAGGGCTAAAGGTCACGCCGACGCTGGCGAAGATCGACGGCAACCGTTGTCCGACGCTGAGCATTCGCAGCGAGGCGATCATCAGCGGCGACGCGCTGGTGCCGTGCATTTCGGCCGCGTCGATTCTCGCGAAAGTCACGCGCGACCGGATGCTGCTCGAACTGCATCAGATGTTCCCGGTATATGGCTTCGATGCACACGCCGGCTACGGCACGCCGCAGCATCTGACGGCGCTGCGCGAGCATGGTCCGTGCGAGCATCACCGGCGCTCGTTCGCGCCCGTGCGTGAAGCGCATGTGCGGCTCGGCACCGGCATTGGTTTGCAGGAAGGGGCGATCGTCATGCCGCCCGCAGCCGCCGACACAGCATTCCTCGCCGACGACAGCGCGCCGTTCTGACGCCACGCAAAACACGATCAAGCGCCTGCGGGCGCTTTTCTTTTCACCGCTATTCTTTTCGTGCTGCCTGTGAAAGCCATCACCTCGCGGGACAATCCGCTCTACAAGCGTCTGAAGGCATTGGCCGGCTCGACGCATCAACAGCGCAAGAGCGGCCATGCGCTGCTCGAAGGGTTTCACCTGGCGGGCGCGTATCTCGACGTCGCGGGCCAGCCGGAAATGTGCGTCGTCACGGAAGGCGCGCTGCGCCACGACGAGGCGCAGGCGCTGGTCGCGCGGATCGAGGAACGGCGCATCGTCACGCTGCCCGACGCGCTGTTTGGACAACTGTCGAATGTCGTCAACGGCGTCGGCCTGTTACTGCTCGTCGAGAAGCTCGACCTGCCGCTGCCCGGGCGCGTGACGCAGGGCTGCGTCGTGCTAGACGGCGTGCAGGACGCTGGCAATGTCGGATCGATTCTGCGCAGCGCTGCGGCAGCGGGCATCGGGCATGTGTTCTGCGCGCCGGGCACCGCGTACGCGTGGTCGTCGAAGGTGCTTCGCTCGGGAATGGGCGCGCATTTTCTGCTGCAGATTCACGAGGACATCGAGCCGCAGACGTTGATCGAACGGCTAGACGTGCCCGTCGCGATCACGGATTCGCACGGCGCGCAGGCAATCTACGACACCGATCTGTCGGGGCCTGTCGCGTGGGTGTTCGGCAATGAAGGGGCGGGCGTCTCGCAGCCGTGGCGCGACGCGGTGACATACCGCGTGACGATTCCGCAGCCCGGCGGGATGGAGTCGCTCAATGTGGCGGCGGCCGCCGCCGTGTGTCTTTTCGAGCAGTGCCGGCAGCAGCGCGCTGCCGGCTGAATTCACTTATCGAAATCGACTCGCGCCATCAATACGACGACCGGTCCAGCCTGATTTCCTGCAGGATGGTCGTCGCGATTTCCTCGATAGACTTGTGCGTCGACGAGAGCCACTTGATCCCTTCGCGGCGCATCATCGTCTCGGCTTCGTTGATCTCGTAGCGGCAGTTTTCGAGTGCCGCATATTTGCTGCCGGGACGCCGCTCGTTGCGGATTTCCGAAAGCCGCTGCGGATCGATCGACAAGCCGAACATCTTCGTGCGATGCGCGAGCAGCGGCGTGGGCAGCTTGCCGCGCTCGAAGTCTTCGGGGATCAGCGGATAGTTTGCCGCTTTCACGCCGTATTGCATCGCCAGGTAGAGGCTGGTCGGCGTCTTGCCGCTGCGCGACACGCCGACGAGGATCACGTCGGCTTCTTCCAGATTGCGATTGGACTGGCCGTCGTCGTGCGCGAGCGAGAAGTTGATCGCCTCGATGCGGTTCTTGTATTCCTCGGTGTCGGCGTTCTGGTGGCCGCGGCCCATGGCGTGGCTCGACTTCAGTTCCAGTTCCTGTTCGAGCGGCTCGACAAAGGTCTGGAACATGTCCAGCACGAGTGCGTTCGAATCCTTCACGATCTGGTTCGACGCGCTGTCCACGAGGGTCGTGAAGACGATTGGGCGGCGGCCTTCGTGATGCGCGGCTTCGTTGATTTTTTCGAGCGTGGCGTAGGCTTTTTCCGTCGAATCGACGAAGGGCACACGGACCAGACGGAATTTCTGGTCGAACTGGGAGAGGATCGAATGCGCGAAGGTTTCGGCAGTGATCCCGGTACCGTCGGAGACGATGAATACGGTGGGCGGCATCAGTGGGCAGGGAACATGAGCGTCAAAATCCGCTCGAATCAGACATTGCCGCGTGGCGCGCGCTGCCCGGTGGCTGGCCGGAAAACGGCAGCGGCGCAACACCAGACGACACGCGGCGCAGCGTGCGCCCGAACGGGCAAACAGCCCCACGCGCGGCCGGGATGACGCCGCGGGCTGTCACGCAAACCCCGTCGGCAAGCCGCGCGCGCCGTTCGAGGCGCATTTCTCGTCCGACTGTCACATTTTGAGAGTCGGCACGGTAGAATAGCGGCAACCTGTTGGATAAGCAATTGCAGCCAAATCGCGTGTAACTATCTGTTATCGCTCTTTGATTGCGTCGTGATTTGTTCGTAAGTTGCACGGCAACGCTGCAAATTCGTTCAATCTTCTGCTTCGTCGGGCTTCGTGCCGCGCCTGAAGCCTTCCGCGATTGCTTCTCCAACAGGTTGCGCAAGGCACGAGTCACGCTCCCAATGGGCGCCTCGTGTTCGAGCCCACTTGCGCAATCGAGCATTTTTTCCACTTAGGGGCTTGTATGACTAACGCAGTTAACGTTGCTAAGGATCAGGCGTATGTAGTTCCATTCGAGCAGTTGCGAATGACCGACGTGGAAATCGTCGGCGGCAAGAATGCTTCGCTCGGCGAGATGATCAGTCAGCTCGCCGAAGCGGGCGTGCGCGTGCCGACGGGTTTCGCGACGACGGCGCTCGCATTCCGCGACTTTCTGCATCACAACAACCTGACCGAACGTATCGCCCAACGTCTCGAGACGCTCGACGTCGACGACGTGAAGGCACTCGCCGCTGCGGGTAAGGAGATCCGTCAATGGATCGTCGACGCCCCGCTGCAGGCGCGTCTCGAACAGGAAATCCGCGCAGGCTTCGACACGCTGCAAAAGAGCTCGCCTGAGGAACTGTCGTTCGCGGTCCGTTCGTCGGCGACGGCGGAAGACCTGCCGGACGCATCGTTCGCCGGTCAGCAGGAAAGCTACCTGAACGTGGTCGGCATCGAAGACGTGCTCGATCGCATGAAGCACGTGTTCGCGTCGCTCTACAACGACCGCGCCATCTCCTATCGCGTCCACAAGGGCTTCACGCATGCTGAAGTCGCGTTGTCGGCGGGCGTGCAGCGCATGGTGCGCTCGGACGTCGGCGCAGCGGGCGTGATGTTCACGCTGGACACGGAATCGGGCTTCAAGGACGCCGTGTTCATTACGTCGAGCTACGGCCTCGGCGAAACCGTCGTGCAAGGCGCGGTGAATCCGGACGAGTTCTACGTCTTCAAGACCACGCTCGCACAGAACAAGTACCCGATCATCCGCCGCTCGATCGGCTCGAAGCTCATCAAGATGGAGTTCACGAAGGCGGGCGAAGAAGGCCGCGTGAAGACCGTCGACGTGCCGCACGAGCAGCGCAACCGCTTCTCGATCACTGACGAAGACGTGATCGAACTGGCGAAGTACGCGGTCATCATCGAAAAGCACTACCAGCGTCCGATGGACATCGAGTGGGGCAAGGACGGTCGCGACGGCAAGATATTCATTCTGCAGGCGCGCCCCGAAACGGTGAAGAGCCAGGGCGGCAACAAGGCTGAGCAGCGCTTCAAGCTGAAGGGCCAGTCGCAGGTGCTGGCGACGGGCCGGGCAATCGGCCAGAAGATCGGCGCGGGCCCCGTGCGCGTGATTCACGATCCTTCGGAAATGGAGCGCGTGCAGCCGGGCGACGTGCTGGTCGCGGACATGACCGACCCGAACTGGGAACCCGTGATGAAGCGCGCAGCCGCGATCGTCACGAACCGTGGCGGCCGTACCTGCCACGCGGCGATCATCGCGCGTGAACTGGGTGTGCCCGCCGTGGTGGGTTGCGGGGATGCATCGGACGTGCTGAAGGACGGCGCGCTGGTGACCGTTTCGTGTGCGGAAGGCGACGAAGGCAAGATCTACGACGGTCTGCTCGAAACGGAAGTGACGGAAATCCAGCGTGGCGAACTGCCGGAAATTCCCGTCAAGATCATGATGAACGTGGGCAATCCGCAACTCGCGTTCGACTTCGCGCAACTGCCGAACAAGGGCGTCGGTCTTGCTCGCCTCGAATTCATCATCAACAACAACATCGGCGTTCACCCGAAGGCGATTCTCGAGTACCCGAACATCGATCAGGACCTGAAGAAGGCTGTCGAAAGCGTCGCGCGCGGTCACGCATCGCCGCGTGCGTTCTATGTCGACAAGCTGACGGAAGGCATCGCGACGATCGGCGCTGCGTTCTATCCGAAGCCCGTGATCGTGCGTCTGTCGGACTTCAAGTCGAACGAGTACAAGAAGCTGATCGGTGGTTCGCGCTACGAGCCGGACGAGGAAAACCCGATGCTGGGCTTCCGCGGCGCGTCGCGTTACATCGCGGAAGACTTTGCGCAGGCGTTCGAAATGGAGTGCATCGCGCTCAAGCGCGTGCGCGAAGAGATGGGCCTCGACAACGTCGAGATCATGGTGCCGTTCGTGCGTACGCTGAAGCAGGCGGAGCGCGTGGTCGGGCTGCTGGCGAAGTACGGCCTCAAGCGCGGCGAGAACGGTCTGCGCCTGATCATGATGTGCGAAGTGCCGTCGAACGCGATCCTCGCGGAAGAGTTCCTGCAGTACTTCGACGGCTTCTCGATCGGTTCGAACGATCTGACGCAGTTGACGCTCGGACTCGACCGCGACTCCGGCATGGAGCTGCTGGCAGCGGACTTCGACGAGCGCGATCCCGCCATCAAGTTCCTGCTCAAGCGCGCGATCGAAACCTGCCTGCGTCTGGACAAGTACGTCGGCATTTGCGGCCAGGGCCCGTCGGATCATCCGGACTTCGCCGAGTGGCTGACGCAGGAAGGCATTGCGTCTATCTCGCTGAACCCGGACACGATCATCGATACGTGGCAGGCGCTGGCAAAAGTGACGAAGTAAGCATTGCGCATCGATTTGTAGCGGCGCGTAAAAGGTGCTGCTACGAACGATAAAACGCTGGCGCTTCATGCTATAAACACCCCGGTAGATCCGGGGTGTTTTGCTTTGTGGAGGCGCGAGTGTTCCAAAGTGGACTGTTCTGGTGGATCGGCGCAGGCGTGCTGATCGTGCTCGAACTGATGCACGGCACGTTCTATCTGCTGATGGTGGCGCTCGGCTTTATTGCGGCGGCGTTGGCGCGTCTCGCAGGGGCTGATCTGCCGCTGCAACTGTGCATTGCGGTTGCCGTGGCGCTTGCCGCGATGCTGTTGCTGCGCAAGTCGCGCTTCGGACGTAAAACGAAAGCGCGCGCCGAAGCCGCGCGCAATCCCGACGTGAACCTCGATATCGGCTCGACGCTGACCGTGCCCGCGTGGCACGACGGACACGCGCGCACCAGGTATCGTGGCGCGTCATGGGATGTTGAACTCGCGCCCGGCGAGCCGGAAGACGCCAGTCTCTATGAAATCACTGCATTGCGGGGCAACTGTTTCGTCGTTGTCGCGAGCAAGCGTGCGCCGGCGAGGGCCTGAGCCGTCAGATGCAGTGCAGGCGCAACTGAACGCGCACAACAATTCAAAAGCAGATGGGGGTGCAGGAATGGAATCGTCGAGTATCGTCGGACTGGTGTTGCTGATTGTCGTGATCGTGGTCGCTGCGCAGACGATCAAGATCGTGCCGCAGCAGCACGCGTGGGTGATGGAGCGCCTCGGGCGCTATCACGCGACGCTCACGCCGGGCTTGAGTTTCGTGGTGCCGTTCATCGACCGGATTGCGTACAAGCATGTGCTCAAGGAAATTCCGCTCGACGTGCCGAGCCAGGTCTGCATCACGCGCGACAACACGCAGTTGCAGGTGGACGGCGTGCTGTACTTTCAGGTCACCGATCCGATGAAGGCGTCATACGGGTCGAGCAATTTCGTGTTCGCGATCACGCAGCTGTCGCAGACGACGTTGCGCTCGGTGATCGGCAAGCTCGAGCTCGACAAGACGTTCGAGGAGCGCGACTTCATCAATCATTCGATCGTGTCGGCGCTCGACGAAGCGGCGTCGAACTGGGGCGTGAAGGTGTTGCGTTACGAGATCAAGGATCTGACGCCGCCGAAGGAGATTCTCCACGCGATGCAGGCGCAGATCACGGCGGAGCGCGAGAAGCGCGCGCTGATCGCGGCATCGGAAGGGCGCAAGCAGGAGCAGATCAATATCGCGTCGGGCGGGCGTGAGGCGGCGATCCAGAAGTCGGAGGGCGAACGGCAGGCGGCGATTAACCAGGCGCAGGGCCAGGCGGCGGCGATTTTGGCGGTCGCCGAGGCTAATTCTCAGGCAATCCAAAAAATTGCGGCGGCGATTCAGTCTACAGGCGGGATGGAGGCGGTGAATCTCAAGGTCGCTGAGCAGTATGTGGGTGCTTTTGCGAATCTGGCGAAGGCCGGGAATACGTTGATCGTGCCGGGGAATATGGCGGATATGGGGTCGATGATTGCGTCGGCGTTGACGATCGTGAAGCAGGCGAAGAGTGCCGGGTGATTAGGGTTTTTGTGTCGGCGAGGCTGGGGGGGGGCGCTGGCATCCGCGATTTGTGTTTTCGCTGGCATCCGCGAATTGTTAGCGTGCTTCAGGCGTCGCCCCTGTGCGGGGCGGCACCTACTTTTCTTTGCCGCCGCAAAGAAAAGTAGGCAAAAGAAAGCGGCTCACACCGCCAATTCTTGACGTTTACCCACGGGCCCCCAACGTCCCCATCCTTCACACACCAGCGCCTTGGTTGGTGCCCGTTGCCAACGCTTCGAACAAACGCCTCACCCGCTTCGGATACCCGTACCCGGTCAAGCGGCAGCGAATGGTATGTGCCGCCCAGGTGGCAAACTGTGTGTAGGTTTTCCTGACGTACACGTTAGCGCTCTTACAGGGTGGAGCGCGTGCTCAATCGGTCTGGAGTGAAGCATGTGGAGCACCGAGGGCCGACACACAGTTTGCCACCTGGGCGGCCGTGGACTGTCTGGTGAGGCATGCTGAAACGCGGGTGCGTGAAGCGGGTGAGGCCCCCAGCAAGAGCGCTGGCAACGAACACGAATGATGTGATTGCCGTGTGAGGCGTAAGAACCTTTGGGGGCCCTCAGGCAAGAACTAGCACTGGCGGTGTGAGCCGCTTTCTTTTGCCTACTTTTCTTTGCGGCGGCAAAGAAAAGTAGGTGCCGCCCCGCACAGGGGCGACGCGTGAAGTACGCAAGCAAATCGCGGATGCCAGCGCAAAGGCCAGCGCACCACACAACCCCAAAACCAAAACCAAAACCAAAACCAAAACCCGCACCGCGGCAAAACCCCAAACCCCCAAACCCTCACCGCGCCGCGCAGGCCAAAAAAACCCTCACACCGGCGTCCGCATCAACCGGGCCTTTTCCCGCTCCCAATCCCGCTTCTTCTCGGTTTCACGCTTATCGTGCTGCTTCTTGCCCTTGGCAAGCCCAATCTCACACTTAACGCGCCCATTCTTGTAATGAAAATTCAACGGCACAAGCGTATACCCGCGCTGCTCGACCTTGCCAATCAGCTTGCTGATTTCCTCGGCATGCAGCAGCAGCTTGCGCGTACGGACCGGGTCCGGCGTGATATGGGTCGACGCTTCGGGCAGCGGACTGATATGCGTGCCGATCAAAAACAGCTCCGCGTTCCTGATCACGACGTAGCCTTCCTTGATCTGGCCACGCCCGGCGCGCAGCGCCTTGACTTCCCAGCCCTCAAGCACGAGCCCCGCCTCGTAACGTTCTTCGACCGAGTAGTCGTAGAACGCTTTTCTGTTGTCGATGATGCTCATGAATGGAAACTGGCCAACTCGTTTAAAATCACGATTTTAGCAAAGCGGGACGCCGAAAACCCGCCGCGGTGTCATTCAGTTGTCACGCGCTCGCTATTTATCAATCCCTGTTGCCACGCGCCGTTCAATTTATGGCAGATGTCCAGAAAACCGTGTTGATACGCCACTCGGCGGAACAGATGTTCGACCTCGTCACCGATGTCGCCGACTACCCCAATTTCCTCCCGTGGTGCGGCGGCGTCGAGATCCGCCGCCAGGAGGAAAACCTGATGGAGGCGAAGATCGACATCAATTTCAAGGGCATCAAGCAGCACTTCGCAACGCACAACACGCAAGAGCGGCCGACGCGCATCGACATGAACTTCGCCGACGGCCCGTTCAAGAAGTTCACCGGCTACTGGCGCTTCACGCCGCTGCGCGCGGACGCCTGCAAGATCGAGTTCGCGCTGCACTACGAATTCGCGAACATTCTGCTGGAGAAAATCATCGGTCCGGTGTTCAGCCATATCGCGAACACGTTCGTCGAATCGTTCGTGAAACGCGCCGACCAGCGCTACGGCAAGGCATGAGCACGACATTGACCATCGAGGTCTGCTACGCGCTGCCGCGCGAGCAGACGTTGTTCGAACTTCAGTTGCCACAAGGCACGACGCTCGGCCAGGCCATCGACGCGAGCGGTATCCTCGCCCGACATCCCGCAATCGATCTGACGAAACAGAAGACAGGCGTGTTCGGCAAGCTCAAGCCGCTCGACACCGTGCTGGCCGACCATGACCGCGTCGAAATCTACCGGCCGCTGATCGTCGATCCGAAGCTCGCGCGGCAGCGGCGCGTCGAGAAATCGCGCCAGGAAGGCTCGGTCGAAGGGCGTAAGTGGCTGCACAAGGATTCGCGCTGACGTCGCGCTGAACCTGCGACTGGCAAACGGCAACGGCGCACCGTGTCACGCGGTGCGCCGTTGCCGTTTTTGCGGCCGGCGTTGGTCGCCCGGCCCATGGCGAGCCGCAGCCTAGTGAACGGCCGCCTGAGCCTTTTCTTCGAGCGTCGAGCGGTCCGAATCGTCGTCGGCATGCTGGCGCACCGACCAGCTGACGCCCGCGACCAGCAGCAGGATGGCGGCCATTTCGAGCGGACGGGGCATCCGGTGGTCGTAGATGAACGCGTAGAGCAGCGCGAACAGCGTCTCGAAGACGATCAATTGGCCCGACAGCGTGAGCGGCAGACGCTTGGACGCCGCGTTCCACAGGCCGTTGCCGAGCCACGACGCGCCAATCGCGAGTCCCAGGTTCAGCAGCCAGAACAGATGCCAGCGGGTGTCGACATGCGTCGTATCGACGGCCGACGACGGCAGCACCGCCACTACGAGCCACAGCAGCGCGCCAAGCAGGCCCGTCACGACGCCCCACAGCACCGACCACTCGTTGCCGCTGAAATGCGTATGACGCTGCAGATAGCGCGCGTTTTCGACGGCGAACCAAGTCC
This is a stretch of genomic DNA from Paraburkholderia caribensis. It encodes these proteins:
- the rnhB gene encoding ribonuclease HII gives rise to the protein MTRATGGAAPRRKASANKADQGGLDFSSPEDVICGVDEAGRGPLAGPVVAAAVILDPSKPRIRGLDDSKALTAKKRDELYEKIIERSLAYCVASASVEEIDSLNILHATMLAMKRAVEGLKVTPTLAKIDGNRCPTLSIRSEAIISGDALVPCISAASILAKVTRDRMLLELHQMFPVYGFDAHAGYGTPQHLTALREHGPCEHHRRSFAPVREAHVRLGTGIGLQEGAIVMPPAAADTAFLADDSAPF
- a CDS encoding TrmH family RNA methyltransferase produces the protein MKAITSRDNPLYKRLKALAGSTHQQRKSGHALLEGFHLAGAYLDVAGQPEMCVVTEGALRHDEAQALVARIEERRIVTLPDALFGQLSNVVNGVGLLLLVEKLDLPLPGRVTQGCVVLDGVQDAGNVGSILRSAAAAGIGHVFCAPGTAYAWSSKVLRSGMGAHFLLQIHEDIEPQTLIERLDVPVAITDSHGAQAIYDTDLSGPVAWVFGNEGAGVSQPWRDAVTYRVTIPQPGGMESLNVAAAAAVCLFEQCRQQRAAG
- the ppsR gene encoding posphoenolpyruvate synthetase regulatory kinase/phosphorylase PpsR; this translates as MPPTVFIVSDGTGITAETFAHSILSQFDQKFRLVRVPFVDSTEKAYATLEKINEAAHHEGRRPIVFTTLVDSASNQIVKDSNALVLDMFQTFVEPLEQELELKSSHAMGRGHQNADTEEYKNRIEAINFSLAHDDGQSNRNLEEADVILVGVSRSGKTPTSLYLAMQYGVKAANYPLIPEDFERGKLPTPLLAHRTKMFGLSIDPQRLSEIRNERRPGSKYAALENCRYEINEAETMMRREGIKWLSSTHKSIEEIATTILQEIRLDRSSY
- the ppsA gene encoding phosphoenolpyruvate synthase; this translates as MTNAVNVAKDQAYVVPFEQLRMTDVEIVGGKNASLGEMISQLAEAGVRVPTGFATTALAFRDFLHHNNLTERIAQRLETLDVDDVKALAAAGKEIRQWIVDAPLQARLEQEIRAGFDTLQKSSPEELSFAVRSSATAEDLPDASFAGQQESYLNVVGIEDVLDRMKHVFASLYNDRAISYRVHKGFTHAEVALSAGVQRMVRSDVGAAGVMFTLDTESGFKDAVFITSSYGLGETVVQGAVNPDEFYVFKTTLAQNKYPIIRRSIGSKLIKMEFTKAGEEGRVKTVDVPHEQRNRFSITDEDVIELAKYAVIIEKHYQRPMDIEWGKDGRDGKIFILQARPETVKSQGGNKAEQRFKLKGQSQVLATGRAIGQKIGAGPVRVIHDPSEMERVQPGDVLVADMTDPNWEPVMKRAAAIVTNRGGRTCHAAIIARELGVPAVVGCGDASDVLKDGALVTVSCAEGDEGKIYDGLLETEVTEIQRGELPEIPVKIMMNVGNPQLAFDFAQLPNKGVGLARLEFIINNNIGVHPKAILEYPNIDQDLKKAVESVARGHASPRAFYVDKLTEGIATIGAAFYPKPVIVRLSDFKSNEYKKLIGGSRYEPDEENPMLGFRGASRYIAEDFAQAFEMECIALKRVREEMGLDNVEIMVPFVRTLKQAERVVGLLAKYGLKRGENGLRLIMMCEVPSNAILAEEFLQYFDGFSIGSNDLTQLTLGLDRDSGMELLAADFDERDPAIKFLLKRAIETCLRLDKYVGICGQGPSDHPDFAEWLTQEGIASISLNPDTIIDTWQALAKVTK
- a CDS encoding NfeD family protein; the protein is MFQSGLFWWIGAGVLIVLELMHGTFYLLMVALGFIAAALARLAGADLPLQLCIAVAVALAAMLLLRKSRFGRKTKARAEAARNPDVNLDIGSTLTVPAWHDGHARTRYRGASWDVELAPGEPEDASLYEITALRGNCFVVVASKRAPARA
- a CDS encoding SPFH domain-containing protein, whose protein sequence is MESSSIVGLVLLIVVIVVAAQTIKIVPQQHAWVMERLGRYHATLTPGLSFVVPFIDRIAYKHVLKEIPLDVPSQVCITRDNTQLQVDGVLYFQVTDPMKASYGSSNFVFAITQLSQTTLRSVIGKLELDKTFEERDFINHSIVSALDEAASNWGVKVLRYEIKDLTPPKEILHAMQAQITAEREKRALIAASEGRKQEQINIASGGREAAIQKSEGERQAAINQAQGQAAAILAVAEANSQAIQKIAAAIQSTGGMEAVNLKVAEQYVGAFANLAKAGNTLIVPGNMADMGSMIASALTIVKQAKSAG
- the smpB gene encoding SsrA-binding protein SmpB, giving the protein MSIIDNRKAFYDYSVEERYEAGLVLEGWEVKALRAGRGQIKEGYVVIRNAELFLIGTHISPLPEASTHITPDPVRTRKLLLHAEEISKLIGKVEQRGYTLVPLNFHYKNGRVKCEIGLAKGKKQHDKRETEKKRDWEREKARLMRTPV
- a CDS encoding type II toxin-antitoxin system RatA family toxin, translating into MADVQKTVLIRHSAEQMFDLVTDVADYPNFLPWCGGVEIRRQEENLMEAKIDINFKGIKQHFATHNTQERPTRIDMNFADGPFKKFTGYWRFTPLRADACKIEFALHYEFANILLEKIIGPVFSHIANTFVESFVKRADQRYGKA
- a CDS encoding RnfH family protein; this translates as MSTTLTIEVCYALPREQTLFELQLPQGTTLGQAIDASGILARHPAIDLTKQKTGVFGKLKPLDTVLADHDRVEIYRPLIVDPKLARQRRVEKSRQEGSVEGRKWLHKDSR